One region of Malania oleifera isolate guangnan ecotype guangnan chromosome 6, ASM2987363v1, whole genome shotgun sequence genomic DNA includes:
- the LOC131157722 gene encoding glycine-rich RNA-binding protein RZ1B isoform X1 — MGLRLAETEKSKAGNTRVKTRVSVRDFVWCSAGDLWATAGEMTIDDDSSIYVGGLPYDASEESIRRVFDLYGAVVAVKIINDRGVGGKCYGFVTFTNPRSAVDAINDMNGRTIGGRVVRVNEVNTRGGRSSFSREGFRRNSGRGVDSDRARDRDRDYDHDRDRYRGRNRERSRDRDIDRERGYEHTHDRDRSRDHFVDRDRDEDRDLEDIEQDHIRNHDHEFERDHDLDGDQDREIDQTSDHDRGADKDKDQHSKKRNGSNFSDQYSREFSSGDSGDYHEQVKEQLEASVQRLEELQKEQIPQIEERLGEKRQLVMDLQKEAQKLEDALTGAKKLSSQRQMQLIKLHKCYLQVKDHGERLKSSEQELQSLVDIAMVELDMGDVELRDGNGILMSGNA; from the exons ATGGGCCTTCGGTTAGCAGAAACAGAGAAATCAAAAGCAGGGAATACCCGGGTTAAAACCCGGGTTTCAGTTCGTGATTTCGTCTGGTGTAGTGCCGGAGATCTGTGGGCGACTGCCGGAGAAATGACGATCGACGACGACAGCTCGATATACGTCGGTGGACTGCCCTATGACGCCAGTGAAGAAAGCATTCGCAGAGTCTTCGATTTGTATGGAGCCGTCGTAGCCGTTAAG ATAATTAATGATCGAGGAGTCGGAGGAAAGTGCTATGGCTTTGTTACTTTTACAAATCCTCGTTCTGCAGTTGATGCTATCAATGACATGAATGGCAGG ACTATTGGTGGGCGGGTTGTGAGAGTAAATGAAGTGAATACCAGAGGCGGGAGATCAAGCTTCAGTCGTGAAGGTTTTCGACGTAATAGTGGAAGGGGTGTGGACTCGGATAGGGCCAGAGATCGTGATAGGGACTATGATCATGACAGGGACCGATATCGGGGTCGAAATAGGGAACGTTCTCGAGATCGTGATATTGATAGGGAGAGAGGATATGAGCATACACATGATCGTGATCGGTCAAGGGATCATTTTGTTGATAGAGATAGAGATGAAGATAGAGATTTGGAGGACATTGAACAGGATCATATTAGGAATCATGATCATGAATTTGAAAGAGACCATGATTTAGATGGGGATCAAGATAGGGAGATAGATCAAACCAGTGATCATGACAGAGGTGCAGACAAGGATAAAGATCAACATTCAAAGAAACGGAATGG TTCAAATTTTAGTGACCAATACAGTAGGGAATTTTCTTCAGGGGACAGTGGTGATTATCATGAGCAG GTTAAAGAACAGCTGGAGGCATCAGTTCAAAGGCTTGAAGAACTTCAAAAAGAG CAGATACCGCAGATCGAAGAGAGGTTGGGGGAGAAGAGACAGCTTGTTATGGATTTACAGAAGGAGGCTCAG AAATTAGAGGATGCATTGACCGGTGCCAAAAAACTTTCTTCACAACGTCAGATGCAGTTAATCAAG CTGCATAAATGTTATCTGCAAGTTAAAGACCATGGTGAAAGACTTAAAAGCTCTGAACAGGAACTTCAG
- the LOC131157722 gene encoding glycine-rich RNA-binding protein RZ1B isoform X2 — protein MGLRLAETEKSKAGNTRVKTRVSVRDFVWCSAGDLWATAGEMTIDDDSSIYVGGLPYDASEESIRRVFDLYGAVVAVKIINDRGVGGKCYGFVTFTNPRSAVDAINDMNGRTIGGRVVRVNEVNTRGGRSSFSREGFRRNSGRGVDSDRARDRDRDYDHDRDRYRGRNRERSRDRDIDRERGYEHTHDRDRSRDHFVDRDRDEDRDLEDIEQDHIRNHDHEFERDHDLDGDQDREIDQTSDHDRGADKDKDQHSKKRNGSNFSDQYSREFSSGDSGDYHEQVKEQLEASVQRLEELQKEIPQIEERLGEKRQLVMDLQKEAQKLEDALTGAKKLSSQRQMQLIKLHKCYLQVKDHGERLKSSEQELQSLVDIAMVELDMGDVELRDGNGILMSGNA, from the exons ATGGGCCTTCGGTTAGCAGAAACAGAGAAATCAAAAGCAGGGAATACCCGGGTTAAAACCCGGGTTTCAGTTCGTGATTTCGTCTGGTGTAGTGCCGGAGATCTGTGGGCGACTGCCGGAGAAATGACGATCGACGACGACAGCTCGATATACGTCGGTGGACTGCCCTATGACGCCAGTGAAGAAAGCATTCGCAGAGTCTTCGATTTGTATGGAGCCGTCGTAGCCGTTAAG ATAATTAATGATCGAGGAGTCGGAGGAAAGTGCTATGGCTTTGTTACTTTTACAAATCCTCGTTCTGCAGTTGATGCTATCAATGACATGAATGGCAGG ACTATTGGTGGGCGGGTTGTGAGAGTAAATGAAGTGAATACCAGAGGCGGGAGATCAAGCTTCAGTCGTGAAGGTTTTCGACGTAATAGTGGAAGGGGTGTGGACTCGGATAGGGCCAGAGATCGTGATAGGGACTATGATCATGACAGGGACCGATATCGGGGTCGAAATAGGGAACGTTCTCGAGATCGTGATATTGATAGGGAGAGAGGATATGAGCATACACATGATCGTGATCGGTCAAGGGATCATTTTGTTGATAGAGATAGAGATGAAGATAGAGATTTGGAGGACATTGAACAGGATCATATTAGGAATCATGATCATGAATTTGAAAGAGACCATGATTTAGATGGGGATCAAGATAGGGAGATAGATCAAACCAGTGATCATGACAGAGGTGCAGACAAGGATAAAGATCAACATTCAAAGAAACGGAATGG TTCAAATTTTAGTGACCAATACAGTAGGGAATTTTCTTCAGGGGACAGTGGTGATTATCATGAGCAG GTTAAAGAACAGCTGGAGGCATCAGTTCAAAGGCTTGAAGAACTTCAAAAAGAG ATACCGCAGATCGAAGAGAGGTTGGGGGAGAAGAGACAGCTTGTTATGGATTTACAGAAGGAGGCTCAG AAATTAGAGGATGCATTGACCGGTGCCAAAAAACTTTCTTCACAACGTCAGATGCAGTTAATCAAG CTGCATAAATGTTATCTGCAAGTTAAAGACCATGGTGAAAGACTTAAAAGCTCTGAACAGGAACTTCAG